One part of the Natronomonas salsuginis genome encodes these proteins:
- a CDS encoding nitrite/sulfite reductase — translation MPSKVEGWKDEAYGMEVKDHLYRFAEEGWSAIPEDERDAWFERFKWWGLYHQRKGQEGYFMMRIGLPNGRMAPDQLRVVGEIADEYARGPVENPEFGGAYCDWTTRQSIQLHWIQLGDIPEIFDTLEANGLSTIQACGDSWRNIVGSPVAGRDRKEHVNAWPVIQSLNEAFTGNDDHSNLPRKWKVAVTGDTRGSGQAEINDLGFEPATKEIEGEATKGFNVTVGGGLARKEPRFARDIDVFVTPEEVPEVAGGISALFRDHGDRENRFNARIKFLVDEWGPEKLRHVLQDDYVDFELRSAGDDLRDQYSYNAGRADEVGDYVGVHEQTDGDYFVGLSVLVGRMGAEDVIELADLAEAYGSELVGLTQRQNVIVADIDEEDLDDFLAEELLQYYSPEPHPFLRGSIACTGTEYCSLSIVETKNRMVRYARWLTDNVDVPDGVSEFHIHLSGCTASCAQPQIADISLRGMKTRKDGEPVEAFDIGLGGGLGKNPQFADWVEMRVAADEVPGYIRNLLRIYEDERADGESFREFIARHDEDDLNGLAETEETSYEDPYMGNTKMTWYPYAEDAEMDASPAPSLADD, via the coding sequence ATGCCGAGCAAGGTCGAGGGCTGGAAGGACGAAGCGTACGGGATGGAGGTCAAAGATCACCTCTATCGGTTCGCCGAGGAGGGCTGGAGCGCCATCCCGGAGGACGAACGCGACGCGTGGTTCGAACGGTTCAAATGGTGGGGGCTGTACCACCAGCGGAAGGGCCAAGAGGGCTACTTCATGATGCGAATCGGCCTCCCGAACGGCCGAATGGCGCCCGATCAGTTGCGCGTCGTCGGCGAGATCGCCGACGAGTACGCCAGAGGGCCGGTCGAGAACCCCGAATTCGGTGGCGCGTACTGCGATTGGACGACCCGACAGTCGATCCAACTGCACTGGATCCAGCTGGGGGACATCCCCGAGATATTCGACACACTAGAAGCCAACGGGCTCTCGACGATCCAGGCGTGTGGCGACTCGTGGCGGAACATCGTTGGTTCGCCCGTCGCCGGACGGGACAGAAAAGAGCACGTCAACGCGTGGCCGGTCATTCAGTCGCTCAACGAGGCGTTCACGGGCAACGACGACCACTCGAACCTCCCGCGAAAATGGAAGGTGGCCGTCACCGGTGACACCCGTGGATCGGGGCAGGCGGAGATCAACGACCTCGGCTTCGAGCCCGCGACGAAGGAGATCGAAGGTGAGGCGACGAAGGGATTCAACGTCACCGTCGGCGGCGGCCTCGCCCGCAAGGAACCACGCTTCGCCCGCGATATCGACGTGTTCGTCACGCCAGAGGAGGTCCCCGAGGTGGCCGGCGGCATCTCCGCGCTGTTCCGCGACCACGGCGACCGCGAGAACCGCTTCAACGCCCGGATCAAGTTCCTCGTCGACGAGTGGGGGCCCGAGAAGCTCCGGCACGTCCTCCAGGACGACTACGTCGACTTCGAGCTCCGGTCGGCCGGTGATGACCTCCGCGATCAGTACAGCTACAACGCCGGTAGAGCCGACGAGGTCGGCGATTACGTCGGCGTCCACGAACAGACGGACGGCGACTACTTCGTCGGCCTCTCGGTGCTCGTCGGGCGGATGGGGGCCGAGGACGTGATCGAACTCGCGGACCTCGCCGAGGCGTACGGCTCCGAACTGGTCGGCCTCACCCAGCGGCAGAACGTCATCGTCGCCGACATCGACGAGGAGGACCTCGATGATTTCCTCGCCGAGGAGTTGCTGCAGTACTACTCGCCAGAGCCACACCCGTTCCTCCGCGGGTCGATCGCCTGTACCGGCACGGAGTACTGCTCGCTGTCGATCGTCGAGACGAAGAACCGGATGGTCCGATACGCCCGCTGGCTAACCGACAACGTGGACGTCCCCGACGGCGTCTCGGAGTTCCACATCCACCTGTCGGGCTGTACGGCCTCCTGCGCGCAGCCCCAGATCGCCGACATCTCTCTGCGCGGGATGAAGACCCGAAAGGACGGGGAACCCGTCGAGGCGTTCGACATCGGCCTGGGCGGCGGCCTTGGGAAGAACCCACAGTTCGCCGACTGGGTGGAGATGCGCGTCGCCGCCGACGAGGTGCCCGGGTATATCCGGAACCTGCTCCGGATCTACGAGGACGAGCGGGCCGACGGCGAGTCCTTCCGCGAGTTCATCGCCCGCCACGACGAGGACGACCTCAACGGGCTCGCCGAGACCGAGGAAACGTCCTACGAAGATCCCTACATGGGGAACACGAAGATGACATGGTACCCCTACGCCGAGGACGCGGAGATGGACGCCTCGCCGGCCCCGTCGCTCGCGGACGACTGA
- a CDS encoding ATP-grasp domain-containing protein — translation MLRLAVATNAETLERIRDPLAERGIEAIHLPTTERAQPLSEPLVEERFDAGFVYPSRLMEGGVADALLDVPWVNGREAILRSRNKAGALARLGRAGIPTPESVYVSNPAAESELRAAFERFEPPVVVKPNSTTRGVGIAKAHDLDSFLGLCDYLSVIHDFRVADDRSFLVQEYLPEARDFRAMVIDGEYVGAVERRLPDDDRAAGRWKHNVHRGAVATGVELADEHRRLAEATARELDIDWLGVDVLVAGDRAVVNETNARPTVDAETKYEAGFYDRLAALIRRTVDL, via the coding sequence ATGCTCCGGCTCGCGGTTGCGACGAACGCCGAGACCCTCGAACGGATCCGCGACCCCCTCGCGGAGCGCGGTATCGAGGCGATCCACCTCCCGACGACCGAACGCGCACAGCCGCTTTCGGAACCGCTCGTCGAGGAGCGCTTCGACGCGGGGTTCGTCTACCCCTCCCGACTGATGGAAGGCGGCGTCGCCGACGCGCTCCTCGACGTCCCGTGGGTCAACGGTCGGGAGGCGATCCTCCGCAGTCGGAACAAAGCGGGCGCGCTCGCCCGGCTCGGACGAGCCGGGATCCCGACGCCCGAGAGCGTTTACGTCTCGAACCCCGCCGCCGAATCCGAGCTTCGGGCCGCCTTCGAGCGGTTCGAGCCGCCCGTCGTCGTCAAGCCCAACTCGACGACCCGCGGCGTCGGCATCGCGAAGGCGCACGACCTCGACTCGTTTCTCGGCCTCTGCGACTACCTCTCCGTCATCCACGACTTCCGGGTCGCCGACGACCGCTCGTTTCTCGTGCAGGAGTACCTCCCCGAGGCTCGGGACTTCCGCGCGATGGTCATCGACGGCGAGTACGTCGGCGCGGTCGAACGCCGACTGCCGGACGACGACCGGGCCGCGGGTCGCTGGAAACACAACGTCCACCGGGGTGCGGTGGCGACGGGCGTCGAACTCGCCGACGAACACCGGCGACTCGCCGAGGCGACCGCTCGCGAACTCGATATCGATTGGCTCGGCGTCGACGTCCTCGTCGCCGGCGATCGGGCCGTCGTCAACGAGACGAACGCGCGCCCGACCGTCGACGCCGAGACGAAGTACGAAGCGGGGTTTTACGACCGACTCGCGGCGCTGATCCGTCGGACCGTGGATTTATAA
- a CDS encoding ABC transporter ATP-binding protein has translation MEDIAWDDDDPFEKQRANTDDPMRRLFGVYGRPNLLPMSIGIVASVLARLLDLLPPIMLGLAIDAVFRDEQSFSLWLVPDAWIPADPAMQFWLVIGIIAGAFAFGAIFHWVRNWGFNAFAQRIQHDVRTDTYDTMQRLNMDFFADKQTGELMSVLSNDVNRLERFLNDGLNSVFRLGVMVLGIGGVLLYYNWQLAIIALLPVPLIALFTYRFIETIQPKYARVRSAVGTVNSRLENNLGGIQVIKSSNTEPYESERVDDVSGEYLDANWDAIETRIKFFPALRLLAGIGFVVTFIVGGLWVFTGSAPGPLTGELTVGTFVVFILFTQRFIWPMAQFGQIINMYQRAHASAERIFGLMDEPDRLPVAPDATPLEIREGTVEYDDVTFGYDEDTAEPTVQNVDFTVDGGDTLALVGPTGAGKSTVLKLLLRLYDVDEGAIRIDGQDLREVTLPSLRRHIGYVGQDTFLFYGTVRENITYGTFDADESAIVEAAKAAEAHEFIANLPDGYGTMVGERGVKLSGGQRQRLSIARAVLKDPSILVLDEATSDVDTETEMLIQRSLDRLTADRTTFAIAHRLSTIKDADTIVVLEGGRIVERGTHEELLANGDLYAHLWGVQAGEIDELPEEFIERAAERQARTEADDD, from the coding sequence ATGGAGGATATCGCCTGGGACGACGACGACCCGTTCGAGAAACAGCGGGCGAACACCGACGACCCGATGCGCCGACTGTTCGGCGTTTACGGTCGGCCGAATCTGCTCCCGATGAGCATCGGGATCGTCGCGAGCGTCCTCGCCCGACTCTTGGACCTCTTACCGCCGATCATGCTCGGGCTGGCGATCGACGCCGTCTTCCGCGACGAGCAGTCGTTCTCGCTGTGGCTCGTCCCCGACGCGTGGATCCCGGCCGATCCGGCGATGCAGTTTTGGCTCGTCATCGGGATCATTGCGGGGGCGTTCGCCTTCGGCGCGATCTTTCACTGGGTCCGAAACTGGGGGTTCAACGCCTTTGCCCAGCGGATCCAACACGACGTCCGGACCGACACCTACGACACGATGCAGCGGCTGAACATGGACTTCTTCGCGGACAAACAGACCGGCGAACTGATGTCCGTGCTCTCGAACGATGTGAACCGCCTCGAACGGTTCCTCAACGACGGGCTCAACTCGGTGTTTCGGCTCGGGGTGATGGTGCTCGGGATCGGCGGCGTCCTCCTCTACTACAACTGGCAACTCGCGATCATCGCTCTGCTGCCGGTCCCGCTCATCGCGCTCTTCACGTACCGCTTCATCGAGACGATCCAGCCGAAGTACGCCCGCGTTCGATCCGCCGTCGGCACCGTCAACTCCCGGCTCGAAAACAACCTCGGCGGCATCCAGGTGATCAAGTCCTCGAACACCGAACCGTACGAATCGGAGCGCGTCGACGACGTCTCCGGAGAGTACCTCGACGCGAACTGGGACGCGATCGAGACGCGGATCAAGTTCTTCCCCGCGCTGCGGCTGCTCGCGGGCATCGGCTTCGTCGTCACCTTCATCGTCGGCGGCCTGTGGGTGTTCACCGGCAGCGCCCCCGGCCCGCTCACCGGGGAGTTGACCGTCGGGACGTTCGTCGTCTTCATCCTCTTCACCCAGCGGTTCATCTGGCCGATGGCCCAGTTCGGCCAGATCATCAACATGTACCAGCGGGCGCACGCCTCCGCCGAGCGCATCTTCGGGCTGATGGACGAACCCGACCGCCTTCCCGTGGCACCCGACGCGACCCCTCTCGAAATCCGTGAGGGTACGGTCGAGTACGACGATGTGACGTTCGGCTACGACGAGGATACTGCGGAGCCGACAGTCCAAAACGTCGACTTCACCGTCGACGGCGGCGACACGCTCGCGCTCGTGGGGCCGACCGGGGCAGGCAAATCGACCGTGCTCAAGCTCCTCTTGCGCCTCTACGACGTCGACGAGGGCGCGATCCGGATCGACGGGCAAGATCTACGCGAGGTGACGCTTCCCTCGCTTCGGCGGCACATCGGCTACGTCGGACAGGACACCTTCCTGTTCTACGGCACCGTGCGCGAGAATATCACGTACGGCACCTTCGACGCCGACGAGTCGGCGATCGTCGAGGCCGCGAAGGCCGCCGAGGCCCACGAGTTCATTGCGAACCTCCCCGACGGCTACGGCACGATGGTCGGCGAGCGGGGCGTGAAGCTCTCCGGCGGCCAGCGCCAGCGCCTCTCGATCGCCCGCGCGGTGTTGAAAGACCCATCCATCCTCGTCCTCGATGAGGCGACCTCCGACGTGGACACCGAGACGGAGATGCTGATCCAACGATCGCTGGATCGGCTCACCGCCGATCGGACGACGTTCGCCATCGCCCACCGGCTCTCGACGATCAAGGACGCCGACACGATCGTCGTGTTAGAAGGCGGCCGGATCGTCGAGCGCGGCACCCACGAGGAACTGCTGGCGAACGGCGACCTCTACGCCCACCTCTGGGGCGTGCAAGCGGGCGAGATCGACGAACTGCCCGAGGAGTTCATCGAGCGCGCCGCGGAACGGCAGGCCCGGACCGAGGCCGACGACGACTGA